DNA sequence from the Arthrobacter sp. V1I9 genome:
TGGACGGCCGATAGTATGGGGTATTCGTTGCTGGTGGGCCACCACGAGCCGCTGCTTCCAGGGTTGGCGGTATTGACGTAAAGGGACACCTTCGGCTGGGGCGTAATGCCGGATGAGGTTTCCGCCCATTCGAGCTGTTCCCTCAGGCAAGGGTTGGTGTTGTTGGCCAACCCGTTGTTGACGCCGACGATGGCAAAAGCCGGCTCTGCGGGAAGGGGATTTTCGCACTGGGGCCAGGAGACATCGTTGCCCAGCGTGGACTGCCGGCCTTCACCCGGAGAGGGCGCCGCGGACGCGGGCCCGGCAGGGAGCAGGAGCAGGACAGCGAACAGCAGGGCGGCCAGCTGAGCCGTTACCCGGACCTCTCGAGTTCGGCGCACTGTCACCTCCGTCGTCGTCGAAAGTAAGAGGGTCTATCCAGTTTCCTCCGGTTAGGCAGGCAAGGTCAACAAAGCTGGCAGCTCATCGCTATCGCATGTAGTGGGTAAACGCTCTCCAAATGGCTTTGAACGGGCCGGGGCGGCTATTACGTAGCTCATTTGTGATATATTTATGGGCATGACGCAGGAAACTACCGAACACGTTGCCGCCATGCTCAGGGATGCCCGGGGCGAGAAGGGCTGGACCCAGGGCCAGCTGGCCGCCGAGCTCGGGACCAGCCAGAGTGCCATTGCCCGGATGGAGCAGGGCAAGCAGAACCTGAGCCTGAAAATGATCCAGCGCCTTGAGACGATCTTCGGCCGGAGCATCGTCAACGTGGGAAAACCCCAGATGACACACCTTCGGGTGGAGGGCGGCCGCACGCTCTCCGGCTCCGTGGACGTTAACAGCAGCAAGAATGCCGGCGTCGCGCTGCTGTGCGCAAGCCTCATCAACCGGGGGACCACTATTCTTCGGCGTCTTGCGCGCATCGAGGAAGTGAACCGCATTGTTGAGGTGCTCAGCAGCATCGGGGTCGAGTGCACCTGGCTCAACGATTCGGACCTCCAGCTCCGCAGGCCTGCCGTCCTTAACCTGGAGGCGATGGACGTTGAAGCCGCCCGCCGCACGCGCAGCGTCATTATGCTGCTGGGGCCGCTGCTGGACGAGTCTTCGCAGTACCGCCTCCCGTATGCGGGTGGCTGTGACCTGGGCACGCGCACTGTTGAGCCGCATATGCAGGCACTGCGCCAGTTCGGACTCACAGTGGAAGCAACTGCAGGTTTTTATGCAGTACAGGCCCCTTCTGCTGACACGCGCGACCGTTCCTTCGTGCTTACGGAGCGCGGCGATACTGTCACCGAGAACGCCATCATGGCAGCGGCGCACCGTGAGGGGACAACGGTGATCCGCAACGCCAGCCCGAACTACATGGTGCAGGACCTCTGCTTCTACCTGCAGATGCTGGGCGTGACCATCGACGGCGTCGGCACCACCACCTTGAAGATCACCGGGCGTCCCATGATCGATGCTGAGATTGAGTACTTCCCGTCCGAGGACCCCATCGAGGCCATGAGCCTCATTACCGCCGGCATTGTGACCAACTCTGAGGTGACCATCCGCCGGGTGCCCATCGAGTTCATGGAAATCGAGCTGGCCACGCTGGGGCAGATGGGCCAGCAGCTGGAGATATCGGGCGAGTACATGGCCCGCAACGGCCGGACCCGGCTGGTGGACGTGACCACCAAGCCTTCGGAGCTGCACGCGCCGGAGGACAAAATCCACCCGATGCCTTTCCCGGGCCTGAACATCGACAACCTGCCCTTCTTCGCCGTCATTGCCGCCAACGCCAGCGGGCAGACGATGATTCACGACTGGGTTTATGAAAACCGGGCCATTTACCTCACGGAGCTGAACCGGCTGGGTGCACAGGTTCAGCT
Encoded proteins:
- a CDS encoding UDP-N-acetylglucosamine 1-carboxyvinyltransferase, yielding MTQETTEHVAAMLRDARGEKGWTQGQLAAELGTSQSAIARMEQGKQNLSLKMIQRLETIFGRSIVNVGKPQMTHLRVEGGRTLSGSVDVNSSKNAGVALLCASLINRGTTILRRLARIEEVNRIVEVLSSIGVECTWLNDSDLQLRRPAVLNLEAMDVEAARRTRSVIMLLGPLLDESSQYRLPYAGGCDLGTRTVEPHMQALRQFGLTVEATAGFYAVQAPSADTRDRSFVLTERGDTVTENAIMAAAHREGTTVIRNASPNYMVQDLCFYLQMLGVTIDGVGTTTLKITGRPMIDAEIEYFPSEDPIEAMSLITAGIVTNSEVTIRRVPIEFMEIELATLGQMGQQLEISGEYMARNGRTRLVDVTTKPSELHAPEDKIHPMPFPGLNIDNLPFFAVIAANASGQTMIHDWVYENRAIYLTELNRLGAQVQLLDPHRIYVNGPTKWRAAEVGCPPALRPAACLLLAMLAARGVSELRNIYVIERGYEELAERLNAIGAKVEYFQD